In Campylobacter mucosalis, a single window of DNA contains:
- a CDS encoding DUF1007 family protein gives MNFLKKIIFLAIFSSQAFACALCSLYSPTAHVSVDFNASSSVLESVKFTWSFSENFSSLTLQSNDANFDGNLDENELNEILLSLLDYLKPNGYLLSLNYYYGNESEKFIEPDVIKNQMKFDNSRLSFEIVFRLNLELKDALVISASMIDNGGYFNFMFEPSKVHNISGFYLNQNSNANIAFFALSDANSAKEFEKKPSISTLIQKEQDFSTIDKADEQKFDLASRLSLSYLDRLKQILKSGDNSFSSLLFVAFFSFLYGLIHAAGPGHAKTLTSSYFIANGGSYKKALNFALSVGALHVGGSFLLVCVTFFTLENITKTAGYITSIFCGVLIVCIATFMLFKKFSRPKIKKWSIHSPECGCGACRAIKGFKGETGIKLGASLVPCPGVIMVFLLAFEFKGYLSGIVSGVFMGLGMSVVIFVAAVLGAKINKSMFEFKMLKYVEILAIILMMTLGIFMIINAGSWVL, from the coding sequence TTGAATTTTTTAAAAAAGATTATATTTTTAGCCATTTTTAGCTCACAGGCTTTTGCTTGTGCGTTATGTTCGCTATACTCGCCCACAGCTCATGTTAGTGTGGATTTTAATGCAAGTTCTAGTGTGTTAGAGAGTGTGAAATTTACTTGGAGCTTTTCTGAGAATTTCTCATCTTTAACACTGCAAAGCAATGACGCAAATTTTGACGGAAATTTAGATGAAAATGAGCTAAATGAGATACTCCTATCTTTGCTTGATTATCTTAAGCCAAACGGATATTTGCTTAGTTTAAACTACTATTACGGCAATGAAAGCGAGAAATTCATAGAGCCTGACGTTATAAAAAATCAGATGAAATTTGATAACTCTAGGCTTAGTTTTGAGATAGTTTTTAGGCTAAATTTAGAGCTTAAAGACGCTTTGGTGATTTCTGCTAGTATGATAGATAATGGTGGCTACTTTAACTTTATGTTTGAGCCCTCAAAGGTTCATAATATTAGTGGGTTTTATCTAAACCAAAACTCAAATGCAAATATAGCATTTTTCGCGCTTAGCGATGCAAATTCAGCAAAAGAGTTTGAAAAAAAGCCAAGTATCTCAACGCTGATACAAAAAGAGCAAGATTTTAGCACGATTGATAAAGCAGATGAGCAGAAATTTGACCTTGCTAGTAGGCTTAGCCTTAGCTATTTAGACAGGTTAAAGCAAATTTTAAAAAGTGGCGATAACTCATTTAGCTCATTGCTGTTTGTGGCGTTTTTTTCATTTTTGTATGGGCTTATACATGCAGCAGGGCCAGGTCACGCGAAGACGCTTACTAGCTCTTATTTTATAGCAAATGGCGGGAGTTACAAAAAGGCTTTAAATTTTGCACTAAGCGTTGGAGCATTGCACGTTGGTGGCTCGTTTTTACTAGTTTGTGTTACATTTTTTACACTAGAAAATATCACAAAAACAGCTGGTTATATAACGAGCATATTTTGCGGTGTGTTGATAGTTTGTATTGCAACTTTTATGCTGTTTAAGAAATTCTCTCGTCCGAAGATAAAAAAATGGTCGATTCACTCGCCAGAGTGTGGATGTGGGGCTTGTAGAGCGATTAAAGGCTTTAAGGGCGAAACTGGCATAAAGCTTGGTGCGTCGCTCGTGCCTTGTCCTGGCGTGATAATGGTGTTTTTGCTAGCTTTTGAGTTTAAAGGCTATCTAAGTGGCATTGTAAGTGGAGTTTTTATGGGGCTTGGAATGTCTGTAGTGATATTTGTTGCAGCTGTTCTTGGTGCTAAGATAAATAAGAGCATGTTTGAGTTTAAAATGCTAAAATATGTTGAAATTTTAGCCATTATTTTGATGATGACGCTTGGAATTTTTATGATTATAAATGCTGGGAGCTGGGTTTTATGA